Below is a genomic region from Echinicola rosea.
AGGGCAGTCCTACTTTCTGGATGTGGCCAAAGCCCTGGCCCATCGGCATGATCACCTTCACTTCGTCATGGTGGGAGATGCTTTTGAGGGCTATGAATACCTCTATGACGAAATCAAGGATAAAGTAAAAGCCAACGGCCTGACCGATAAGGTCTCCAACTTGGGCTACCGTACAGATATCCCCAATATCATGAGTGGCCTGGACATCTTTATGCTGCCTTCTATCCTTCCAGATCCGTTGCCCACCACTGTGCTGGAAGCCATGGCAGCCGGTAAGCCAGTCGTCGCCACTGCCCATGGCGGTGCCACCGAGATGGTGCTGGATGGCGAAACGGGATACTTGGTCCCCTGGGACGAAGCGGAGAATGCTTCCCTTGCCTTTGATACACTGATCACTGACCCTTCAAGGAGACTGGCTATGGGCCAGGCCGGTCAAGAAAGAGTGATCGAACACTTTTCCATAGACGCCTATGTGGAAAATATGGGTAAGGTGTTTCGGGAGTTTATAGGGGAGAAGTAGTAGTAAGAGGTGAGACTTGAGACTTGATCCCTCCCCGCCACGGCGGGGAGGTTAGGTGGGGTATTTTGGAGCAAAGAGAAACACAATAGGATTTTAGTAAATGACTAGCGATTACAATAATTGATAATGAAAACTAATATTAATCCGGTCAACACTAATCAGGGAAGTAAATAAACCGGAGGCTAGGTAGGGGCTGTCCTGACCAAAGGAGAATCCCCAAAGTCAAAATGATAAAACCATGATTTGGTCTTGATACAAAAAAGCGTTGCATCTCAGGATGTGACAAGACTGTTTGTTATCGACCACAAGCTCTGTGTCCACCAACAATTCAAATTCCCCCTTTAGGGGGCTAGGGGGCAATTTCCTGAGTTGTGCGGGGTCTCTGCCCCAGCACGGGCATGTGTTGAGTCTCTGACTTAATAACCTGAGCTCGACTTAATTTTAGTATTAAAAGCGTCATAGCGAACCCTTTTAAGGAGGATGTGGGTCGGAAAAGGGTATGGCAACTCGCCGCGGCGAGCTGCCACGGCTTCCACCCCTCAAATCTCCCTCTAAGCCTCGCAGTGACGATTTTATAATCGAACTGAGGTTAATAAAGAGATTAAACCCGAAATGGCTAAAAAATCACCCGATTTGCATTAGGCATTCACAATTTTATAATCTTAAAATTTTCCAATCCAAAAACATGAAAAACAAGCCACTCCACGTCGCCATCTTCGGGGCCAAGGGTTACCCTTATGTCTATGGGGGATATGATACCATGGTGAAGGAACTGTGCGAAAGATTGGTCAAAAAAAATATCCGCGTCACCGTGTACTGCCACCGCTCCTTGTTTAAGGAACGGCCCAAGCAGGTAAACGGCATCGATTTGGTCTATATGCCGGCCATTGAGTCGAAGTCATTTACACAGCTGACCCACTCTTTTTTTTCCATGATCCATGCCTGCTTCTCCAGTGCGGATGTGATCTTTGTGGTCAATAGCGGCAATGGCCCTTTCGGGCTGATCTCCCGTATCATGCGCAAGCCTACTGCCATCAATGTCGATGGCCTCGAATGGCTCCGACCAAAGTGGAAAGGCATCGGCGGCAAGTACTTTTACTGGGCCTCCAAGATGGCCACCAAGTTTTATGACCAGCTGATCAATGACTCCGATGAGATGCAGCGGGTCTATCAAGAACTCTTCCAAGCCCCTTCCAAAGTTATTGCTTACGGTTCCAACCCGGGATTGCAGGCAGATCCTGCCCTGATCAATAAGTGGCAGCTGGAAAAGGAAGGCTATTACCTGATCGTGGGACGTTTGATTCCCGACAATAATGCCGACCTGATCATCGAAGGTTTCATCCAGTCCAGCAGTACCCGAAAACTTGTCGTGGTGGGAGATGTTCCTTACAAAGATGAATTTGCCGAACGGCTCAAAAATATTCCTGACGACCGGCTGCTATTTACCGGCTATGTGAAAGACCAGAAAGAATTGGCAGCGCTGTACCGAAACTGTTATGCCTATTTTCACGGGCATGAATACGGGGGGACCAACCCTGCCATGCTCAAGGCCTTGGGCTATGACTGTGCCATTCTCGCACTGGACACACCTTTTAATCAAGAAATGCTCCAGCAGGGTAAACATGGCTGGTATTTTCAGAAAGACAAGGAAAATATCGCCGCAATGGTGGAAAAGGCTGAAAGCCGCCCAGAAGCGATGCTTCAGCTCCGCCAAACCTCCCGTCAGGGGCTTACCCAGAAGTACGATTGGGACCATGTGACGGATCAGTACATCGCCGTGTTTAAGCAATTGGCAGCGAGGAAGTAGTGTTAAGGTTTGTAACCTGAGCTCGACTTAATTTTAGTATTAAAAGCGTCATAGCGAACCCTTTTTAGGTGGATGTGGGTTGGAAAAGGGTGTGGCAACTCGCCGCGGCGAGCTGCCACGGCTTCCACCCGCTCAAGCCTACCGCTAAGCCTACCGATGACGATTTTATAATCGAACTGAGGTTTGTAGGTTATTATGCTGAAATGATTAAAGAATAGGCGATTTTGGTGCTGGGGAATAATACTTATTACGGACAAAATC
It encodes:
- a CDS encoding DUF1972 domain-containing protein, yielding MKNKPLHVAIFGAKGYPYVYGGYDTMVKELCERLVKKNIRVTVYCHRSLFKERPKQVNGIDLVYMPAIESKSFTQLTHSFFSMIHACFSSADVIFVVNSGNGPFGLISRIMRKPTAINVDGLEWLRPKWKGIGGKYFYWASKMATKFYDQLINDSDEMQRVYQELFQAPSKVIAYGSNPGLQADPALINKWQLEKEGYYLIVGRLIPDNNADLIIEGFIQSSSTRKLVVVGDVPYKDEFAERLKNIPDDRLLFTGYVKDQKELAALYRNCYAYFHGHEYGGTNPAMLKALGYDCAILALDTPFNQEMLQQGKHGWYFQKDKENIAAMVEKAESRPEAMLQLRQTSRQGLTQKYDWDHVTDQYIAVFKQLAARK